From the genome of Thermococcus chitonophagus, one region includes:
- a CDS encoding CBS domain-containing protein, which translates to MERKIARIMGKRKLVLLARKEELSHNIKYISKVPVRIVMDKEFLKVHPETPIFELINMFTSEETSAVVVDENDRLIGFITMKDILSYFIPPRKYSVVGFGMLKRYSLTRASRVADVMVKRPITISVNDDLGHAIKLMIETGKHHLPVIDENRRVHGILEVKDIIRLIRIVST; encoded by the coding sequence ATGGAAAGGAAAATAGCTAGGATAATGGGGAAGAGGAAATTGGTTCTCCTTGCTCGAAAAGAAGAGCTCAGCCATAATATAAAGTACATCTCAAAGGTTCCCGTGAGAATAGTTATGGACAAGGAGTTCCTGAAAGTGCATCCTGAGACCCCCATCTTCGAGCTTATAAACATGTTTACGAGTGAAGAAACTTCGGCTGTTGTTGTTGATGAAAACGATCGGCTTATAGGATTTATAACGATGAAGGATATCCTTAGCTATTTTATTCCTCCCAGGAAGTATTCAGTTGTCGGCTTTGGAATGCTGAAAAGGTATTCCTTAACTAGAGCTTCACGAGTTGCCGATGTGATGGTCAAAAGACCTATAACGATAAGCGTCAATGATGATCTTGGACATGCAATAAAGCTCATGATTGAGACTGGGAAGCATCACCTTCCAGTCATCGATGAGAACAGGAGGGTGCACGGTATACTTGAAGTTAAGGATATAATAAGACTGATCAGGATCGTCTCAACATAG
- a CDS encoding ABC transporter permease has translation MEATELRALMGVARKSWKVFLSYKAWFVSEIAMGLFFVANALLIGLGLTGKRTSEALARLTGYSDYLTFAVLGFMVLAFGLTFMSGFVWSIVDELYAGTLEYSFAAPMRRITFFLGNVLVRLVLNFLYLAVYVPLFYFVFGLTLSFSGLLKGLLILLLGSIGMIGLGMTVAGIVLYLKDPGPFINVMEMLVFALSGAMYPVEILPNTLRLLALILPYAPTTEAVRSVVAHGLAESLAKIAYLTAISLAYLILGYLGYKWSEKRAREVGLKSY, from the coding sequence ATGGAGGCTACTGAGCTTAGAGCATTAATGGGCGTTGCAAGGAAGAGCTGGAAGGTGTTCCTGAGCTATAAAGCGTGGTTCGTCAGCGAGATAGCTATGGGGCTCTTTTTTGTAGCAAACGCCCTGCTGATAGGCTTGGGCCTCACGGGGAAGAGGACATCAGAGGCACTTGCAAGGCTTACGGGTTACTCCGACTACCTGACGTTTGCCGTCTTGGGCTTCATGGTTCTGGCATTCGGCCTTACGTTCATGAGTGGCTTCGTGTGGAGCATAGTCGATGAGCTATATGCTGGAACCCTTGAGTACTCATTTGCCGCCCCGATGAGAAGGATAACTTTCTTCCTGGGGAACGTCCTAGTTAGGCTGGTCTTAAACTTCCTATACCTTGCAGTTTATGTTCCGCTGTTCTATTTTGTCTTTGGCCTAACTCTAAGCTTTTCCGGACTGCTGAAGGGCCTTTTGATTCTCCTTCTAGGATCGATTGGCATGATAGGTCTTGGCATGACCGTAGCTGGAATAGTGCTTTACCTAAAAGATCCTGGACCCTTCATAAACGTCATGGAGATGCTGGTCTTTGCGCTCAGTGGTGCCATGTATCCTGTGGAGATTCTTCCTAACACTCTCCGACTTTTGGCACTTATCCTTCCATATGCTCCAACCACTGAGGCAGTTAGAAGTGTAGTTGCTCATGGGTTAGCTGAAAGTTTGGCTAAAATAGCTTATTTAACAGCAATATCCTTGGCATATCTGATCCTTGGATACTTGGGTTATAAATGGAGCGAGAAGAGGGCAAGGGAGGTAGGTCTAAAGAGCTATTAA
- a CDS encoding ATP-binding cassette domain-containing protein yields the protein MKAIEVKNLRKLYPKKIPLPFRKVEWFEALKGISFTVKRGELFGLLGPNGAGKTTTIKILTTLLEPTSGEARVLGYDVVKEAREVRKRINLVAEGERTLYWRLTAYENLRYFASIYYVPKREAEERIEELLKMVGLWERRNDLVMNYSRGMKQRLAIAKALINDPEVLFLDEPTLGLDVQSAIFVRELVKRLVEEEGKTVLLTTHYMHEAEELCDRIAIIDHGRIIALDTPEGLKKLVKDETIVEVRVRNYPGDNPFGLAKVSEENGVTVLRGSLDEEDIPKLVEFLVRRNAKVLSVEVKEPTLEDVFIKLTGRGLRD from the coding sequence ATGAAAGCAATCGAAGTGAAGAACCTCAGGAAGCTCTACCCTAAGAAGATCCCTCTCCCCTTCAGAAAAGTTGAGTGGTTTGAGGCGTTAAAGGGGATAAGTTTCACCGTTAAAAGGGGAGAGTTATTTGGCTTATTGGGTCCTAATGGTGCAGGTAAAACCACGACGATAAAAATACTAACCACGCTCCTTGAGCCGACATCCGGTGAGGCCAGGGTTTTGGGTTACGACGTGGTTAAAGAGGCGAGGGAAGTAAGGAAGAGGATAAATCTTGTCGCTGAAGGTGAAAGAACCCTCTACTGGAGGCTTACAGCTTACGAAAACTTGAGGTACTTCGCCAGCATCTACTATGTTCCAAAGCGTGAAGCCGAGGAGAGGATTGAGGAACTCCTAAAGATGGTGGGCCTGTGGGAGAGGAGGAATGACCTAGTCATGAACTACTCGAGGGGAATGAAGCAGCGCTTGGCTATAGCTAAAGCCCTAATCAACGATCCGGAAGTTCTCTTTCTAGATGAACCGACTTTAGGTCTGGATGTTCAGAGCGCGATATTCGTTAGGGAGCTTGTTAAAAGGCTCGTTGAGGAGGAGGGCAAGACAGTTCTATTGACGACTCACTACATGCATGAGGCCGAAGAACTTTGCGACAGGATAGCGATAATAGATCACGGGAGGATAATAGCATTAGATACTCCCGAGGGTCTGAAGAAGCTCGTCAAAGATGAGACGATAGTTGAAGTCAGAGTGAGGAACTACCCTGGGGACAATCCGTTTGGGTTAGCTAAGGTGTCTGAGGAGAATGGGGTCACGGTTCTGAGGGGTAGCCTCGATGAGGAGGACATCCCTAAGCTCGTCGAGTTCCTGGTTAGGAGAAATGCCAAGGTTCTTTCGGTCGAAGTTAAGGAGCCAACCCTTGAGGACGTTTTCATAAAGCTCACGGGGAGGGGGCTGAGGGATTGA
- a CDS encoding CDC48 family AAA ATPase: MPERKEIKLKVASAYQRDVGRGIVRIDRKAMRELGISPGDIVEIIGTKNTAAVAWPAYPEDEGLGIIRMDGTIRKNAGVGLGDEVIVRKAEVREAKKVTLAPTEPIRFGRDFVEWLHERLIGRPVVRGDYIRIGVLGQELTFVVTATQPSGVVQITEFTEFNVSEKPVKEVEKRMTTGVTYEDIGGLKDVIEKIREMIELPLKHPELFEKLGIEPPKGVLLYGPPGTGKTLLAKAVANEANAYFIAINGPEIMSKYYGESEERLREVFKEAEENAPAIIFIDEIDAIAPKRSEVTGEVEKRVVAQLLALMDGLKSRGKVIVIGATNRPDAIDPALRRPGRFDREIEVGVPDKQGRKEILQIHTRGMPIEPDFRRSDVLRALEEIKKDEKFKDVIDKAIEKVKASREEEIPKVLKEINEDLYNEVKAKLIDYLLEELAEVTHGFVGADLAALAREAAMAALRRLIREGKIDFEAETIPREVLDELKVTRKDFYEALKMVEPSALREVLIEVPNVHWDDIGGLEDVKQELREAVEWPLKYPEAFRAYGITPPKGILLYGPPGTGKTLLAKAVATESEANFIAVRGPEILSKWVGESEKNIREIFRKARQAAPTVIFIDEIDAIAPRRGTDVNRVTDRIINQLLTEMDGLVENSGVVVIAATNRPDIIDPALLRPGRFDRLILVPAPDEKARLEIFKVHTRNMPLADDVNLEELAKRTEGYTGADIAAVCREAAMIAMRRALEQGILKEGMKADEIRRIAKVTMKDFEEALKKIGPSVSKETMEYYRRIQEQFKQARG; this comes from the coding sequence ATGCCTGAGAGGAAGGAGATTAAGCTCAAGGTCGCCTCTGCCTATCAGAGGGACGTGGGTAGGGGTATTGTTAGGATTGATAGGAAGGCTATGAGAGAGCTGGGAATTTCACCGGGTGACATTGTGGAGATCATTGGTACCAAGAATACTGCAGCTGTTGCATGGCCTGCTTATCCAGAGGATGAGGGTCTTGGGATAATCAGGATGGATGGTACGATCAGGAAGAACGCTGGCGTTGGCTTGGGTGACGAGGTTATAGTCAGGAAGGCTGAGGTCAGGGAGGCTAAGAAGGTAACACTGGCCCCAACCGAGCCGATAAGGTTTGGCAGGGACTTCGTTGAGTGGCTACACGAGAGGCTTATTGGTAGGCCGGTAGTTAGGGGAGACTACATCAGGATCGGAGTTCTCGGTCAGGAGCTAACGTTTGTAGTTACCGCAACCCAGCCAAGCGGGGTAGTTCAGATTACGGAGTTCACGGAGTTCAACGTTAGTGAGAAGCCAGTGAAGGAAGTAGAGAAGAGAATGACCACTGGAGTCACCTACGAGGACATTGGTGGTCTCAAGGACGTCATAGAGAAAATCAGGGAGATGATAGAGCTACCACTCAAGCACCCAGAGCTCTTCGAGAAGCTCGGCATTGAACCACCGAAGGGTGTTCTCTTGTATGGGCCCCCAGGAACTGGTAAGACTTTACTAGCTAAGGCCGTGGCCAACGAGGCTAATGCATACTTCATCGCAATCAACGGGCCCGAGATAATGAGCAAATACTACGGAGAAAGCGAAGAGAGGCTTAGGGAAGTGTTCAAGGAGGCTGAGGAGAACGCTCCAGCAATAATATTCATCGACGAAATTGACGCAATAGCACCAAAGAGGAGCGAAGTCACCGGAGAGGTCGAGAAAAGAGTAGTTGCTCAGCTGTTGGCCTTAATGGACGGTCTCAAGAGCAGGGGCAAGGTCATAGTCATAGGTGCGACGAACAGGCCTGATGCTATTGATCCGGCTTTGAGGAGGCCTGGAAGGTTTGATAGGGAGATTGAGGTTGGTGTTCCAGACAAGCAGGGTAGGAAGGAAATCCTACAAATCCACACAAGAGGAATGCCAATAGAACCAGACTTCAGAAGGAGCGACGTGCTCAGGGCTCTCGAGGAAATTAAGAAGGATGAGAAGTTCAAGGATGTCATTGACAAGGCTATTGAGAAGGTCAAGGCAAGCAGGGAAGAAGAGATTCCAAAGGTACTCAAGGAGATTAATGAGGACTTGTACAATGAGGTTAAGGCCAAGCTGATAGACTACCTGCTCGAGGAGCTTGCCGAGGTTACCCATGGATTCGTTGGTGCTGATCTGGCAGCATTGGCTAGGGAGGCTGCAATGGCCGCACTTAGGAGGCTGATCAGGGAGGGCAAGATCGACTTCGAGGCTGAGACGATACCAAGAGAGGTCTTAGATGAGCTCAAGGTAACAAGGAAGGACTTCTACGAGGCGCTCAAGATGGTTGAGCCTTCAGCATTGAGGGAAGTGCTCATTGAGGTACCAAACGTCCACTGGGATGACATTGGAGGACTCGAAGACGTAAAGCAAGAACTCAGAGAAGCAGTAGAATGGCCACTTAAGTACCCAGAGGCGTTCAGGGCTTATGGAATCACACCACCTAAGGGAATCCTACTATATGGACCACCAGGAACAGGTAAGACCCTGTTAGCCAAGGCAGTTGCAACTGAGAGCGAGGCCAACTTCATAGCCGTCAGAGGTCCAGAGATCCTCAGCAAGTGGGTCGGTGAGAGCGAGAAGAACATTAGAGAGATCTTCAGGAAGGCAAGGCAAGCAGCTCCAACGGTGATATTCATAGATGAGATAGATGCCATTGCCCCGAGAAGAGGAACTGACGTCAACAGGGTAACTGACAGGATAATCAATCAGTTACTCACCGAGATGGACGGTCTCGTTGAGAACAGTGGTGTTGTAGTTATCGCAGCAACCAACAGGCCCGACATAATCGACCCAGCCCTGCTTAGGCCGGGTAGGTTTGACAGGCTGATCCTAGTTCCAGCGCCCGACGAGAAGGCAAGGCTAGAAATATTCAAAGTACACACCAGAAACATGCCACTAGCCGATGACGTCAACCTCGAAGAGCTCGCCAAGAGAACCGAGGGATACACTGGAGCTGACATAGCGGCCGTGTGCAGAGAGGCTGCAATGATAGCCATGAGAAGGGCACTGGAGCAAGGAATACTCAAGGAGGGCATGAAGGCGGATGAGATCAGGAGGATAGCAAAGGTCACGATGAAGGACTTCGAAGAGGCCCTCAAGAAGATTGGACCTTCGGTCAGCAAGGAGACGATGGAGTACTACAGGAGAATCCAGGAGCAGTTCAAGCAGGCTAGGGGATGA
- a CDS encoding methyl-accepting chemotaxis protein, with amino-acid sequence MKFKKKLTLSIFLPLVLAVVTAIVIENMAISDLYDNLEKTMQIVRSGGSAEAIQSSMASALSQLKKTLWISIGAMAAVAVGSGVVAYGLMKSALDPVSKMARVAENIAQGRLNYARRMITEIQYRERDEIGKLLEAFRSISQDVLRTLEVITERMEKIAEGDVRDDITLHAKGDFESILNAMRRTVTQLRTLMKTVKDLALTLEKRADELTRIASEITEAVNQVAEAIQQVSTEAQRQQENISMIMDGMNITADVTQKTVDAMEEFSGIVNEVISIAREGKEKGEKAITQVGDIQEAMKVIRDAVQEVAEMSKNVGEIINTIADIAEQTNLLALNAAIEAARAGELGRGFAVVAQEVRNLAEESKDAADRIRSILRDIQEKVERAVEETERGVKIVDNSVDFLKETVGYLMNIGELLDDVEERLNAVKSEITNTQEHVENAKRALENLAASAEEMTASAQEVSASAEEQASSLEEVKRNIIELRNIVKDLRKAIEFIKVEG; translated from the coding sequence ATGAAATTCAAGAAGAAGCTGACCTTATCGATATTCCTTCCTCTCGTCTTGGCTGTTGTAACGGCAATAGTGATAGAGAACATGGCAATATCTGACCTCTACGATAACCTTGAAAAGACTATGCAGATAGTCAGATCTGGGGGTTCTGCTGAAGCGATACAGTCTAGCATGGCCTCCGCCCTCTCTCAGCTCAAGAAAACCCTATGGATCAGCATAGGGGCTATGGCCGCAGTCGCTGTAGGGTCTGGAGTCGTTGCCTATGGTCTAATGAAGTCTGCACTTGATCCTGTAAGTAAAATGGCAAGAGTTGCAGAGAACATAGCCCAAGGAAGGTTGAATTATGCTAGGAGAATGATAACGGAGATACAATACAGGGAAAGGGACGAAATAGGAAAACTTCTGGAGGCCTTTAGGTCAATATCCCAGGATGTTCTCAGAACCCTTGAAGTCATCACCGAGAGAATGGAGAAAATTGCCGAGGGGGACGTGAGAGACGATATAACCTTACATGCGAAAGGTGATTTCGAAAGTATCCTCAATGCTATGAGAAGAACGGTAACTCAGCTGAGAACCTTAATGAAAACTGTGAAGGATTTGGCCTTGACCCTAGAGAAGAGGGCTGATGAGCTGACCAGGATAGCTTCAGAAATCACTGAAGCTGTGAATCAAGTTGCAGAGGCTATCCAGCAGGTAAGTACTGAAGCCCAGAGGCAACAGGAAAACATAAGCATGATAATGGATGGCATGAACATAACTGCAGATGTTACCCAGAAGACTGTCGATGCAATGGAAGAGTTCAGTGGGATTGTTAATGAGGTAATATCGATAGCTAGAGAGGGCAAGGAGAAAGGTGAGAAAGCGATAACTCAAGTGGGAGACATTCAGGAGGCCATGAAAGTCATTAGGGATGCAGTTCAAGAAGTTGCCGAGATGAGCAAGAACGTTGGCGAGATAATAAACACGATAGCAGATATAGCTGAGCAGACTAACCTTCTAGCATTGAATGCAGCAATAGAAGCAGCTAGGGCAGGTGAGCTCGGAAGAGGCTTTGCTGTTGTTGCCCAGGAAGTTAGGAACTTGGCTGAAGAAAGCAAAGATGCTGCTGATAGGATAAGATCCATCCTTAGGGACATCCAAGAGAAAGTCGAGCGGGCAGTCGAAGAGACCGAGAGAGGCGTTAAGATAGTAGATAACTCCGTTGATTTCCTGAAGGAGACTGTTGGCTATCTAATGAACATAGGGGAGTTGCTAGATGATGTGGAGGAGAGGCTCAATGCCGTTAAATCTGAAATCACCAATACCCAGGAGCACGTTGAGAATGCTAAGAGGGCTCTCGAAAATCTGGCGGCGAGTGCAGAAGAGATGACTGCTAGCGCACAAGAAGTTAGCGCGAGTGCTGAGGAGCAGGCGTCATCTCTAGAAGAGGTTAAGAGGAACATAATAGAGCTCAGGAACATAGTCAAGGATCTTAGAAAGGCTATTGAGTTCATAAAGGTTGAGGGGTGA
- a CDS encoding Hsp20/alpha crystallin family protein produces the protein MVVRRRRWDVWDPFDLIREIQEEIDAMFDEFFSRPRFWTYRRWSEPEYYEERVGEVWREPFVDIFDRGDEFVITVELPGVKKEDIKVRVTDDAVYIEATVKREKELEKEGAVRIERYYTGYRRVIRLPEEVIPEKAKARYNNGVLEIRIPKKHPTKKEGEGFEVKIE, from the coding sequence ATGGTGGTAAGGAGAAGAAGGTGGGACGTATGGGATCCATTTGATTTGATAAGAGAAATTCAGGAGGAAATTGATGCAATGTTCGATGAGTTCTTCAGCAGGCCAAGATTCTGGACTTATAGGAGATGGAGCGAGCCAGAGTACTACGAGGAGAGAGTCGGTGAGGTCTGGAGAGAGCCATTCGTTGATATATTCGACAGAGGCGATGAGTTCGTAATCACGGTAGAGCTCCCCGGAGTCAAGAAGGAGGACATAAAGGTCAGGGTAACCGACGATGCTGTGTACATTGAGGCCACAGTGAAGAGAGAAAAAGAGCTTGAAAAGGAGGGTGCAGTAAGGATCGAGAGGTACTACACAGGATACAGGAGGGTCATTAGGCTACCTGAGGAGGTAATCCCAGAGAAGGCCAAGGCAAGGTACAACAACGGTGTCCTTGAGATCAGGATTCCAAAGAAGCACCCAACAAAGAAGGAAGGTGAGGGCTTCGAAGTTAAGATCGAGTGA
- a CDS encoding ADP-dependent ribose-1-phosphate kinase, which yields MKLDVICMGNLNYDITFLMEKFPEFHEKVNAKSVYTGLGGSAGNTASWLASLRLRVGFIGAVGNDDFGRLHIEYFKKVGVDTGGIKIVDDATGVAVMMVKGEDKRIVKYPGANRFKEVKEEYLARARHLHLSSNPIELIREAIEKAKRLGLTVSFDPGEMEVPQDIEEKLDILMMNEDEFKRKYGNLEKIKDVKARIAIATLNGGGALVRDESGEVHEIRGLSAKVVDTTGGGDSFNAGFIYGFLNGWDVVSSAKLGMLLAYLTVQEVGARTAIRPLDEIRKIARGLKLEIPL from the coding sequence ATGAAGCTCGATGTAATCTGTATGGGCAACCTCAATTACGACATAACGTTTCTAATGGAGAAGTTCCCAGAGTTCCATGAGAAGGTTAATGCAAAATCAGTGTATACAGGGCTTGGAGGTTCCGCAGGGAATACGGCAAGCTGGCTGGCAAGCTTAAGACTTAGAGTGGGATTCATCGGGGCTGTTGGCAATGATGACTTTGGGAGGTTACACATAGAGTACTTCAAGAAAGTAGGTGTAGATACTGGGGGAATTAAGATCGTTGATGACGCAACTGGAGTTGCGGTAATGATGGTAAAGGGAGAGGATAAGAGAATAGTCAAGTATCCTGGGGCAAACAGATTCAAAGAAGTGAAGGAGGAATACTTGGCGAGAGCAAGACACCTTCACCTCTCCTCTAACCCTATAGAGCTCATAAGGGAGGCAATTGAGAAGGCTAAAAGGTTGGGATTAACAGTTTCATTTGATCCCGGAGAAATGGAAGTTCCCCAGGATATCGAGGAGAAGCTTGACATCTTGATGATGAACGAGGACGAATTCAAGAGAAAGTATGGCAACTTAGAAAAGATAAAGGATGTGAAGGCTAGGATAGCTATAGCAACCTTGAATGGTGGTGGAGCTCTCGTTAGGGATGAGAGTGGAGAGGTACATGAAATAAGGGGATTATCGGCTAAGGTCGTTGATACAACCGGAGGTGGAGATTCATTCAATGCGGGCTTCATATACGGCTTTCTCAACGGATGGGACGTTGTAAGCTCGGCTAAGCTCGGGATGCTCTTAGCTTATTTAACGGTTCAAGAGGTAGGGGCAAGAACAGCCATTAGACCCCTTGATGAAATAAGAAAAATTGCCAGAGGGCTCAAGCTCGAAATCCCCCTTTAA
- a CDS encoding RAD55 family ATPase, whose translation MDSSFEFFSPIPIDIEEIDRAIGGGLIRGTTITIMYDAFSLGWALGFEIFKNMLFRNSFGVIHNYSLPVIKLISRASFVGLNLQRLAREERRVKILDIFGSKYDIPPYDDYVITIPNPTEETLTPKIERVYEERIYPIAGEKRIVKLIYTLDGVVTLFDENVTIKLLNAEVAHLAKVYKRRDIISIFLLNMDVVSRKFVAWVSGLSDVVIVFNSRIGDGELVETMSILKSPNPDFEPSTYEFKIAANDGAHSLSFRKSERNA comes from the coding sequence ATGGATTCCTCTTTTGAATTCTTTTCTCCCATACCTATTGATATCGAGGAAATAGACAGGGCAATCGGAGGAGGGTTGATAAGGGGTACGACAATTACAATAATGTACGATGCGTTTTCTCTAGGCTGGGCCCTCGGCTTTGAAATCTTCAAGAACATGCTCTTTAGGAATTCATTTGGCGTGATCCACAATTACAGCCTCCCTGTAATAAAGCTGATATCTCGGGCTTCCTTTGTGGGATTGAATCTTCAAAGGTTGGCTCGAGAAGAGAGGAGAGTGAAGATTCTTGATATATTTGGATCAAAGTACGATATTCCTCCTTATGATGATTATGTTATCACAATACCAAATCCCACGGAGGAAACATTAACTCCAAAAATAGAGAGAGTTTATGAGGAAAGAATTTACCCAATAGCCGGTGAGAAGAGAATAGTCAAGCTAATTTACACCTTGGATGGTGTCGTAACGCTATTCGATGAGAATGTCACTATAAAGTTGCTGAATGCGGAGGTTGCCCATCTCGCAAAGGTGTATAAAAGGAGGGATATAATCTCAATATTCCTCCTTAACATGGATGTCGTGTCGAGAAAGTTTGTCGCTTGGGTTTCCGGTTTGAGTGACGTTGTCATAGTATTCAACTCGAGAATCGGGGATGGTGAGCTCGTTGAGACCATGAGCATACTCAAGTCTCCTAACCCGGACTTTGAGCCAAGTACGTATGAATTTAAAATTGCAGCTAATGATGGAGCACACTCCTTATCCTTCAGGAAGTCAGAAAGGAACGCATAA
- a CDS encoding IS1/IS1595 family N-terminal zinc-binding domain-containing protein, which translates to MREEVILDIQKLLSLSDEEVLNAVRKLRGEVICPYCGSREIVKIGFINRKSGFEVQRFKCKNCGKTFNELDGTPLSGVHSLRRIVLIAYFALYLKFTPSTIMAIVDLKYPTVVRLYKRVIENKEFFNELLELLLNEQ; encoded by the coding sequence ATGAGAGAGGAAGTAATCCTAGACATCCAAAAGCTCCTTTCCCTAAGTGATGAGGAAGTGTTGAATGCAGTGCGAAAATTAAGAGGTGAGGTTATCTGTCCCTATTGTGGATCTCGTGAAATCGTTAAGATTGGTTTCATAAATAGGAAAAGCGGTTTTGAGGTTCAGCGATTTAAGTGCAAGAATTGTGGCAAGACATTCAATGAGCTTGATGGGACACCTCTGAGCGGTGTTCATTCATTGAGGAGGATAGTACTTATAGCATACTTTGCACTGTACTTGAAGTTCACACCATCAACTATTATGGCTATAGTTGACTTAAAGTATCCAACCGTTGTTAGATTATACAAAAGAGTCATTGAGAATAAGGAATTTTTCAATGAACTGTTGGAATTGTTACTAAATGAACAGTAA
- a CDS encoding ABC transporter permease yields MSILAIIDKEFRMFFRYPLRVISSLLVGIVFLVQFIYFGQAILGGRFSPLLQASTGVGDYPTYVLIGYTLWWVSVSPMEASVWGIRRELQRGTFESNVASPTGILKMILGLAIAWMLMDSALMLAVFVFGVLAFHIPISLTAVIKVTPVLFLSFLAFLGFGFMFSGLVMMLKNIGPLANILEFAILFLSGVFFPLSTLPQDVRAISSLIPLTHAANAIRKLFLGYTYSAVSHEIKWMIILIPLYWAVSLAIFKWAERITRMMGYGGY; encoded by the coding sequence TTGAGCATACTCGCGATAATTGACAAGGAGTTCAGGATGTTCTTCCGCTATCCTCTAAGGGTTATTAGCTCCCTGCTGGTTGGTATAGTCTTCCTAGTTCAGTTCATATATTTCGGTCAAGCCATTCTTGGTGGTAGATTTTCCCCCCTCCTTCAGGCCTCGACGGGTGTGGGTGATTATCCGACGTACGTTCTCATAGGGTATACACTATGGTGGGTCTCCGTTTCGCCGATGGAAGCTTCAGTTTGGGGAATAAGGAGAGAGCTTCAGAGGGGAACGTTCGAGAGCAACGTTGCATCCCCAACGGGGATATTAAAGATGATTTTGGGCCTTGCCATAGCTTGGATGCTCATGGATTCTGCCCTAATGCTTGCCGTATTCGTGTTTGGTGTTTTAGCCTTTCACATACCGATAAGCCTAACCGCAGTGATTAAGGTAACCCCAGTTCTATTCCTCTCGTTCTTGGCCTTCCTGGGCTTTGGCTTCATGTTCTCCGGGCTAGTGATGATGCTCAAGAACATAGGGCCCCTAGCCAATATCCTCGAGTTCGCTATCCTCTTCCTTTCGGGAGTTTTCTTCCCTCTCTCTACCCTCCCCCAGGATGTAAGGGCTATTTCCTCCCTAATCCCACTAACCCATGCAGCAAACGCTATCAGAAAGCTTTTCCTTGGCTACACGTACTCCGCGGTCTCTCATGAGATAAAGTGGATGATCATCTTAATCCCATTGTACTGGGCGGTAAGCTTGGCCATATTTAAGTGGGCGGAGAGGATAACGAGGATGATGGGCTATGGAGGCTACTGA
- a CDS encoding DUF257 family protein: MEISDVLEKEKISVLVEYTSEDVLGPTVFTILQRIIDKYGDRALIIITDFLDTLPIYKYQAELLGMKTDLIENVPVIKVGGKISVGNVLHKIPISAYPVYKTLYEEALGKLLDNVRHHNGFFINMQLGIENIMNIFDKKELIEQVHDIGEYVVTKNKDVRDIVFLNTDSMRNVSLQVVSMLKMIFPIVLKLTNDGKSFVVSKSVFPNLKGSSGTIWEVME, encoded by the coding sequence ATGGAGATCTCGGATGTCCTCGAGAAAGAAAAGATAAGCGTCCTTGTTGAATACACGTCCGAAGATGTGCTAGGCCCTACAGTATTTACAATACTACAAAGGATCATAGACAAATATGGGGACAGAGCCCTGATAATAATTACGGACTTCCTCGATACCCTACCAATATACAAGTATCAGGCAGAATTGCTCGGCATGAAAACTGACCTTATAGAGAATGTGCCGGTAATAAAGGTAGGAGGGAAGATTAGCGTCGGGAACGTTCTTCACAAAATTCCAATTTCAGCGTATCCAGTGTACAAGACCTTATACGAAGAGGCTCTAGGAAAGCTACTAGACAACGTTAGACATCATAATGGATTCTTCATTAACATGCAGCTCGGCATAGAAAACATAATGAACATCTTTGACAAGAAAGAGTTAATCGAGCAGGTTCATGACATAGGGGAATACGTTGTCACGAAAAACAAGGACGTCAGAGACATAGTCTTCTTGAATACTGATTCTATGAGGAATGTTTCTCTACAAGTCGTTTCAATGCTGAAAATGATATTTCCAATAGTTCTGAAGCTCACAAACGATGGTAAATCCTTCGTTGTTAGCAAAAGCGTTTTTCCTAACCTAAAGGGAAGCAGCGGGACAATATGGGAGGTGATGGAGTAA